One genomic region from Prunus persica cultivar Lovell chromosome G3, Prunus_persica_NCBIv2, whole genome shotgun sequence encodes:
- the LOC18781569 gene encoding cellulose synthase-like protein H1 isoform X2, giving the protein MANSQSLPLCEKTPLKINTLQRAQEIAILFLFICLLVYRLLSLTDHGFVWLLAFLCESWFTFNWVLTLIIQWTPVEYKTYPQNLLQQVPELPAVDMFVTTADAELEPPIITVNTVLSLLAVDYPSHKLACYVSDDGCSPLTLYSLTEASKFAQFWVPFCKKYNIQVRPPFRYFSGNSKLPSDNPVGFLQEWTKMKDEYQKLCQKIEVAVQNLATLDFSGDYVDFADRRNHPTIIKFAQVIWENKERLSNNGVPHLVYVAREKRSDQSHHHKAGAMNVLTRVSGVMTNAPFMLNVDCDMYANNSKIVLHAMCLLLGFKHEKEGAFVQCPQMFYDTLKDDPFGNQLVLPLKTSWPGFAGMQGPLYAGTGCFQRRKVIYGFSLIDSEGNLRDVALDKERFGNSTELIESATHTSSEKIDHPHDLSSAVEAANQVAGSSYEHSTLWGTKVGWVYGSVTEDILTGMKIHARGWKSILCMPDPPGFMGSAPSSSHVMLTQRKRWVTGLLEILFSKNNPIFATLYAKLEFRQCLAYTTVLIWGLNSIPDLCYTILPAYCIITNSHFLPKVKEPALIFFVAVFLMKILYTLRFYLGFGLSIKQWWNHVRMGPSGKIPYVTASLFGVVTLAFKLLGISEVAFEVTQKDQYSSSSDDQEDDVNAGRFTFDESPIFVPATTLLFVHFTALAMGLFGMQPPAHGADGAGLGEMMCCVWVVLCFWPFLKGLFGKGKYGIPMPTIFKSAALALLFMHFCGRIPLPLRR; this is encoded by the exons ATGGCTAATTCTCAATCTCTTCCTTTATGTGAAAAAACACCCCTTAAAATTAACACACTACAGAGAGCCCAGGAAATTGCAATTTTGTTCCTCTTCATCTGTCTCCTTGTTTATCGTCTCCTTTCCCTCACTGACCATGGTTTTGTCTGGCTTCTTGCCTTCCTGTGTGAGTCTTGGTTTACCTTCAATTGGGTTCTCACCCTCATCATCCAATGGACCCCTGTTGAATACAAAACTTACCCTCAAAACCTCTTGCAACA GGTGCCAGAGCTTCCTGCAGTGGACATGTTTGTGACAACAGCAGATGCAGAGCTAGAGCCGCCCATCATCACAGTGAACACAGTGCTCTCTCTTCTTGCTGTAGATTATCCATCTCACAAGCTAGCTTGCTATGTTTCTGATGATGGCTGCTCACCTCTCACCCTCTACTCTCTCACTGAAGCCTCTAAATTTGCTCAGTTTTGGGTACCCTTTTGCAAAAAGTATAATATTCAAGTTAGACCTCCATTCCGATACTTCTCTGGCAATTCCAAATTGCCGAGTGATAATCCAGTTGGGTTTCTACAAGAATGGACAAAAATGAAG GATGAGTATcaaaagctctgccaaaaaaTTGAAGTTGCTGTCCAAAATTTGGCAACCCTTGATTTTTCTGGAGACTATGTGGATTTTGCTGACAGAAGGAACCATCCCACCATAATCAag TTTGCACAGGTAATATGGGAGAACAAAGAAAGACTTTCAAATAATGGGGTGCCACATTTAGTTTATGTAGCCAGGGAGAAGCGTTCAGATCAATCACATCACCACAAAGCTGGCGCCATGAATGTTTTG ACCAGGGTCTCTGGTGTGATGACAAATGCTCCATTTATGTTGAACGTCGACTGCGATATGTATGCCAACAATTCAAAGATCGTTCTGCATGCGATGTGCCTATTGCTTGGCTTCAAGCATGAAAAAGAAGGTGCATTTGTTCAGTGTCCACAAATGTTCTACGACACTTTGAAAGATGATCCATTTGGAAACCAACTGGTTCTCCCTCTAAAA ACATCTTGGCCAGGGTTCGCTGGGATGCAAGGACCTCTCTATGCAGGGACCGGATGTTTTCAAAGACGTAAAGTTATCTACGGTTTTTCCTTGATAGATAGTGAAG GAAATCTGAGGGATGTGGCATTGGATAAAGAAAGGTTTGGAAATTCCACGGAGTTGATCGAATCAGCAACTCATACTTCATCAGAGAAAATTGATCATCCTCATGACCTTTCCAGTGCTGTTGAGGCAGCCAACCAAGTTGCTGGTTCTTCGTACGAGCACAGTACATTGTGGGGGACAAAG GTAGGCTGGGTTTATGGGTCAGTCACAGAAGATATCCTAACTGGGATGAAGATCCATGCAAGGGGCTGGAAGTCTATCTTATGCATGCCAGACCCACCAGGCTTTATGGGTTCTGCACCCTCATCTTCTCATGTTATGTTGACCCAAAGGAAGAGATGGGTCACAGGCCTCCTAGAAATTTTGTTCAGCAAAAATAATCCCATCTTTGCTACCCTCTATGCTAAGTTGGAGTTTAGGCAGTGCTTGGCCTACACGACCGTGCTAATTTGGGGCCTAAATTCTATTCCTGATCTATGCTATACTATACTGCCAGCCTACTGTATCATCACCAACTCACATTTCTTGCCCAAG GTCAAAGAACCGGCTCTCATATTCTTCGTTGCCGTGTTTCTAATGAAGATTCTGTACACCCTACGTTTTTACCTGGGATTTGGCCTATCAATCAAGCAATGGTGGAACCATGTGAGAATGGGGCCATCGGGGAAAATACCCTATGTAACTGCATCGCTATTTGGAGTTGTAACCCTGGCATTCAAGCTTTTGGGTATATCTGAGGTGGCATTTGAAGTCACACAGAAGGACCAATATTCCTCTTCAAGTGATGACCAAGAAGATGATGTCAATGCTGGTAGGTTCACTTTTGATGAGTCTCCAATATTTGTGCCGGCCACAACTCTCCTGTTTGTGCACTTCACAGCCCTAGCCATGGGCTTGTTTGGGATGCAACCACCGGCTCATGGTGCGGATGGGGCGGGGCTAGGTGAGATGATGTGCTGTGTTTGGGTGGTGCTATGTTTTTGGCCATTTCTCAAAGGGTTGTTTGGGAAGGGCAAATATGGAATTCCAATGCCTACTATATTCAAATCAGCTGCCTTGGCCTTGCTTTTCATGCACTTCTGTGGAAGGATCCCTCTGCCACTGCGCCGCTGA
- the LOC18781569 gene encoding cellulose synthase-like protein H1 isoform X3, which translates to MANSQSLPLCEKTPLKINTLQRAQEIAILFLFICLLVYRLLSLTDHGFVWLLAFLCESWFTFNWVLTLIIQWTPVEYKTYPQNLLQQVPELPAVDMFVTTADAELEPPIITVNTVLSLLAVDYPSHKLACYVSDDGCSPLTLYSLTEASKFAQFWVPFCKKYNIQVRPPFRYFSGNSKLPSDNPVGFLQEWTKMKDEYQKLCQKIEVAVQNLATLDFSGDYVDFADRRNHPTIIKVIWENKERLSNNGVPHLVYVAREKRSDQSHHHKAGAMNVLTRVSGVMTNAPFMLNVDCDMYANNSKIVLHAMCLLLGFKHEKEGAFVQCPQMFYDTLKDDPFGNQLVLPLKTSWPGFAGMQGPLYAGTGCFQRRKVIYGFSLIDSEGNLRDVALDKERFGNSTELIESATHTSSEKIDHPHDLSSAVEAANQVAGSSYEHSTLWGTKVGWVYGSVTEDILTGMKIHARGWKSILCMPDPPGFMGSAPSSSHVMLTQRKRWVTGLLEILFSKNNPIFATLYAKLEFRQCLAYTTVLIWGLNSIPDLCYTILPAYCIITNSHFLPKVKEPALIFFVAVFLMKILYTLRFYLGFGLSIKQWWNHVRMGPSGKIPYVTASLFGVVTLAFKLLGISEVAFEVTQKDQYSSSSDDQEDDVNAGRFTFDESPIFVPATTLLFVHFTALAMGLFGMQPPAHGADGAGLGEMMCCVWVVLCFWPFLKGLFGKGKYGIPMPTIFKSAALALLFMHFCGRIPLPLRR; encoded by the exons ATGGCTAATTCTCAATCTCTTCCTTTATGTGAAAAAACACCCCTTAAAATTAACACACTACAGAGAGCCCAGGAAATTGCAATTTTGTTCCTCTTCATCTGTCTCCTTGTTTATCGTCTCCTTTCCCTCACTGACCATGGTTTTGTCTGGCTTCTTGCCTTCCTGTGTGAGTCTTGGTTTACCTTCAATTGGGTTCTCACCCTCATCATCCAATGGACCCCTGTTGAATACAAAACTTACCCTCAAAACCTCTTGCAACA GGTGCCAGAGCTTCCTGCAGTGGACATGTTTGTGACAACAGCAGATGCAGAGCTAGAGCCGCCCATCATCACAGTGAACACAGTGCTCTCTCTTCTTGCTGTAGATTATCCATCTCACAAGCTAGCTTGCTATGTTTCTGATGATGGCTGCTCACCTCTCACCCTCTACTCTCTCACTGAAGCCTCTAAATTTGCTCAGTTTTGGGTACCCTTTTGCAAAAAGTATAATATTCAAGTTAGACCTCCATTCCGATACTTCTCTGGCAATTCCAAATTGCCGAGTGATAATCCAGTTGGGTTTCTACAAGAATGGACAAAAATGAAG GATGAGTATcaaaagctctgccaaaaaaTTGAAGTTGCTGTCCAAAATTTGGCAACCCTTGATTTTTCTGGAGACTATGTGGATTTTGCTGACAGAAGGAACCATCCCACCATAATCAag GTAATATGGGAGAACAAAGAAAGACTTTCAAATAATGGGGTGCCACATTTAGTTTATGTAGCCAGGGAGAAGCGTTCAGATCAATCACATCACCACAAAGCTGGCGCCATGAATGTTTTG ACCAGGGTCTCTGGTGTGATGACAAATGCTCCATTTATGTTGAACGTCGACTGCGATATGTATGCCAACAATTCAAAGATCGTTCTGCATGCGATGTGCCTATTGCTTGGCTTCAAGCATGAAAAAGAAGGTGCATTTGTTCAGTGTCCACAAATGTTCTACGACACTTTGAAAGATGATCCATTTGGAAACCAACTGGTTCTCCCTCTAAAA ACATCTTGGCCAGGGTTCGCTGGGATGCAAGGACCTCTCTATGCAGGGACCGGATGTTTTCAAAGACGTAAAGTTATCTACGGTTTTTCCTTGATAGATAGTGAAG GAAATCTGAGGGATGTGGCATTGGATAAAGAAAGGTTTGGAAATTCCACGGAGTTGATCGAATCAGCAACTCATACTTCATCAGAGAAAATTGATCATCCTCATGACCTTTCCAGTGCTGTTGAGGCAGCCAACCAAGTTGCTGGTTCTTCGTACGAGCACAGTACATTGTGGGGGACAAAG GTAGGCTGGGTTTATGGGTCAGTCACAGAAGATATCCTAACTGGGATGAAGATCCATGCAAGGGGCTGGAAGTCTATCTTATGCATGCCAGACCCACCAGGCTTTATGGGTTCTGCACCCTCATCTTCTCATGTTATGTTGACCCAAAGGAAGAGATGGGTCACAGGCCTCCTAGAAATTTTGTTCAGCAAAAATAATCCCATCTTTGCTACCCTCTATGCTAAGTTGGAGTTTAGGCAGTGCTTGGCCTACACGACCGTGCTAATTTGGGGCCTAAATTCTATTCCTGATCTATGCTATACTATACTGCCAGCCTACTGTATCATCACCAACTCACATTTCTTGCCCAAG GTCAAAGAACCGGCTCTCATATTCTTCGTTGCCGTGTTTCTAATGAAGATTCTGTACACCCTACGTTTTTACCTGGGATTTGGCCTATCAATCAAGCAATGGTGGAACCATGTGAGAATGGGGCCATCGGGGAAAATACCCTATGTAACTGCATCGCTATTTGGAGTTGTAACCCTGGCATTCAAGCTTTTGGGTATATCTGAGGTGGCATTTGAAGTCACACAGAAGGACCAATATTCCTCTTCAAGTGATGACCAAGAAGATGATGTCAATGCTGGTAGGTTCACTTTTGATGAGTCTCCAATATTTGTGCCGGCCACAACTCTCCTGTTTGTGCACTTCACAGCCCTAGCCATGGGCTTGTTTGGGATGCAACCACCGGCTCATGGTGCGGATGGGGCGGGGCTAGGTGAGATGATGTGCTGTGTTTGGGTGGTGCTATGTTTTTGGCCATTTCTCAAAGGGTTGTTTGGGAAGGGCAAATATGGAATTCCAATGCCTACTATATTCAAATCAGCTGCCTTGGCCTTGCTTTTCATGCACTTCTGTGGAAGGATCCCTCTGCCACTGCGCCGCTGA
- the LOC18781569 gene encoding cellulose synthase-like protein H1 isoform X1 — translation MANSQSLPLCEKTPLKINTLQRAQEIAILFLFICLLVYRLLSLTDHGFVWLLAFLCESWFTFNWVLTLIIQWTPVEYKTYPQNLLQQVPELPAVDMFVTTADAELEPPIITVNTVLSLLAVDYPSHKLACYVSDDGCSPLTLYSLTEASKFAQFWVPFCKKYNIQVRPPFRYFSGNSKLPSDNPVGFLQEWTKMKDEYQKLCQKIEVAVQNLATLDFSGDYVDFADRRNHPTIIKVLSLSVFERLSFQSLIGIKFAQVIWENKERLSNNGVPHLVYVAREKRSDQSHHHKAGAMNVLTRVSGVMTNAPFMLNVDCDMYANNSKIVLHAMCLLLGFKHEKEGAFVQCPQMFYDTLKDDPFGNQLVLPLKTSWPGFAGMQGPLYAGTGCFQRRKVIYGFSLIDSEGNLRDVALDKERFGNSTELIESATHTSSEKIDHPHDLSSAVEAANQVAGSSYEHSTLWGTKVGWVYGSVTEDILTGMKIHARGWKSILCMPDPPGFMGSAPSSSHVMLTQRKRWVTGLLEILFSKNNPIFATLYAKLEFRQCLAYTTVLIWGLNSIPDLCYTILPAYCIITNSHFLPKVKEPALIFFVAVFLMKILYTLRFYLGFGLSIKQWWNHVRMGPSGKIPYVTASLFGVVTLAFKLLGISEVAFEVTQKDQYSSSSDDQEDDVNAGRFTFDESPIFVPATTLLFVHFTALAMGLFGMQPPAHGADGAGLGEMMCCVWVVLCFWPFLKGLFGKGKYGIPMPTIFKSAALALLFMHFCGRIPLPLRR, via the exons ATGGCTAATTCTCAATCTCTTCCTTTATGTGAAAAAACACCCCTTAAAATTAACACACTACAGAGAGCCCAGGAAATTGCAATTTTGTTCCTCTTCATCTGTCTCCTTGTTTATCGTCTCCTTTCCCTCACTGACCATGGTTTTGTCTGGCTTCTTGCCTTCCTGTGTGAGTCTTGGTTTACCTTCAATTGGGTTCTCACCCTCATCATCCAATGGACCCCTGTTGAATACAAAACTTACCCTCAAAACCTCTTGCAACA GGTGCCAGAGCTTCCTGCAGTGGACATGTTTGTGACAACAGCAGATGCAGAGCTAGAGCCGCCCATCATCACAGTGAACACAGTGCTCTCTCTTCTTGCTGTAGATTATCCATCTCACAAGCTAGCTTGCTATGTTTCTGATGATGGCTGCTCACCTCTCACCCTCTACTCTCTCACTGAAGCCTCTAAATTTGCTCAGTTTTGGGTACCCTTTTGCAAAAAGTATAATATTCAAGTTAGACCTCCATTCCGATACTTCTCTGGCAATTCCAAATTGCCGAGTGATAATCCAGTTGGGTTTCTACAAGAATGGACAAAAATGAAG GATGAGTATcaaaagctctgccaaaaaaTTGAAGTTGCTGTCCAAAATTTGGCAACCCTTGATTTTTCTGGAGACTATGTGGATTTTGCTGACAGAAGGAACCATCCCACCATAATCAaggtgctctctctctctgtgtttgaAAGATTGTCTTTTCAATCACTAATTGGGATAAAGTTTGCACAGGTAATATGGGAGAACAAAGAAAGACTTTCAAATAATGGGGTGCCACATTTAGTTTATGTAGCCAGGGAGAAGCGTTCAGATCAATCACATCACCACAAAGCTGGCGCCATGAATGTTTTG ACCAGGGTCTCTGGTGTGATGACAAATGCTCCATTTATGTTGAACGTCGACTGCGATATGTATGCCAACAATTCAAAGATCGTTCTGCATGCGATGTGCCTATTGCTTGGCTTCAAGCATGAAAAAGAAGGTGCATTTGTTCAGTGTCCACAAATGTTCTACGACACTTTGAAAGATGATCCATTTGGAAACCAACTGGTTCTCCCTCTAAAA ACATCTTGGCCAGGGTTCGCTGGGATGCAAGGACCTCTCTATGCAGGGACCGGATGTTTTCAAAGACGTAAAGTTATCTACGGTTTTTCCTTGATAGATAGTGAAG GAAATCTGAGGGATGTGGCATTGGATAAAGAAAGGTTTGGAAATTCCACGGAGTTGATCGAATCAGCAACTCATACTTCATCAGAGAAAATTGATCATCCTCATGACCTTTCCAGTGCTGTTGAGGCAGCCAACCAAGTTGCTGGTTCTTCGTACGAGCACAGTACATTGTGGGGGACAAAG GTAGGCTGGGTTTATGGGTCAGTCACAGAAGATATCCTAACTGGGATGAAGATCCATGCAAGGGGCTGGAAGTCTATCTTATGCATGCCAGACCCACCAGGCTTTATGGGTTCTGCACCCTCATCTTCTCATGTTATGTTGACCCAAAGGAAGAGATGGGTCACAGGCCTCCTAGAAATTTTGTTCAGCAAAAATAATCCCATCTTTGCTACCCTCTATGCTAAGTTGGAGTTTAGGCAGTGCTTGGCCTACACGACCGTGCTAATTTGGGGCCTAAATTCTATTCCTGATCTATGCTATACTATACTGCCAGCCTACTGTATCATCACCAACTCACATTTCTTGCCCAAG GTCAAAGAACCGGCTCTCATATTCTTCGTTGCCGTGTTTCTAATGAAGATTCTGTACACCCTACGTTTTTACCTGGGATTTGGCCTATCAATCAAGCAATGGTGGAACCATGTGAGAATGGGGCCATCGGGGAAAATACCCTATGTAACTGCATCGCTATTTGGAGTTGTAACCCTGGCATTCAAGCTTTTGGGTATATCTGAGGTGGCATTTGAAGTCACACAGAAGGACCAATATTCCTCTTCAAGTGATGACCAAGAAGATGATGTCAATGCTGGTAGGTTCACTTTTGATGAGTCTCCAATATTTGTGCCGGCCACAACTCTCCTGTTTGTGCACTTCACAGCCCTAGCCATGGGCTTGTTTGGGATGCAACCACCGGCTCATGGTGCGGATGGGGCGGGGCTAGGTGAGATGATGTGCTGTGTTTGGGTGGTGCTATGTTTTTGGCCATTTCTCAAAGGGTTGTTTGGGAAGGGCAAATATGGAATTCCAATGCCTACTATATTCAAATCAGCTGCCTTGGCCTTGCTTTTCATGCACTTCTGTGGAAGGATCCCTCTGCCACTGCGCCGCTGA